The region CGCCGATGAACGTTGCGTAGGAAACCTTGGGCTTACGGCGAGGGGGCCTTTCACCCCCTTTATCGCTACTCATGTCAGCATTCGCACTTCCGATACCTCCAGCACGCTTTTCAACGCACCTTCGCAGGCTTACGGAACGCTCTCCTACCATGCGAGACTAGCTCGCATCCGCAGCTTCGGTATATGGCTTAGCCCCGTTACATCTTCCGCGCAGGACGACTCGATCAGTGAGCTATTACGCTTTCTTTAAAGGGTGGCTGCTTCTAAGCCAACCTCCTGACTGTTTTAGCCTTCCCACTTCGTTTCCCACTTAGCCATATTTGGGGACCTTAGCTGGCGGTCTGGGTTGTTTCCCTCTTGACACCGGACGTTAGCACCCGATGTCTGTCTCCCGTGATTGCACTCTTCGGTATTCGGAGTTTGCTATGGCGGGGTAATCTGCAATAGACCCCCCAACCATGACAGTGCTCTACCCCCGAAGGTGAGACACGAGGCACTACCTAAATAGTTTTCGGAGAGAACCAGCTATTTCCAGGTTTGTTTAGCCTTTCACCCCTATCCACAGCTCATCCCCTAACTTTTCAACGTTAGTGGGTTCGGACCTCCAGTACGTGTTACCGCACCTTCATCCTGGCCATGGATAGATCACCTGGTTTCGGGTCTACGCCCAGCAACTGAACGCCCTATTCGGACTCGCTTTCGCTACGCCTGCCCTATTCGGTTAAGCTTGCTACTGAACGTAAGTCGCTGACCCATTATACAAAAGGTACGCCGTCACCCCCGAAGAGGCTCCGACTGTTTGTATGCATGCGGTTTCAGGATCTATTTCACTCCCCTCCCGGGGTTCTTTTCGCCTTTCCCTCACGGTACTGGTTCACTATCGGTCGATCACGAGTATTTAGCCTTGGAGGATGGTCCCCCCATCTTCAGACAGGATTTCACGTGTCCCGCCCTACTTGTCGTACACCTAGTTCTTTCATACTGTTTTCGCCTACAGGGCTATCACCTGCTATGGCCGCACTTTCCAGAGCGTTCGGCTAACAATACAAATAAAGAGTACAGGCTCTTCCCATTTCGCTCGCCACTACTTTGGGAATCTCGGTTGATTTCTTTTCCTGCGGTTACTTAGATGTTTCAGTTCACCGCGTTCGCCTCACTAGACCTATGTATTCAGTCTAGGATGACCCAAAAGGGCCGGGTTTCCCCATTCGGACATCTACGGATCAAAGCTCGTTTGCCAGCTCCCCGTAGCTTTTCGCAGGCTACCGCGTCCTTCATCGCCTGTGATCGCCAAGGCATCCACCACATGCACTTGTTCGCTTGACCCTATAACGAGTCTGTCTCATCGACAGCCGCTACAGGTTGAGTTCTCGCGTTGTGCCGTATTCCAATTAGAGTCGAACAATGAAGTTCGAATCATCTTGAGATACATCGATACAATCACAACCCGGATAGCTTCCACGTCCATCTCAACGACGCTTCCGCTATCCAAATTACTTGCTTCTTCCAGATTGTTAAAGAACGACAGCCGATACAGTTTCCTGCATCACTCTGACTGGCTCAATCGCCAATGGGTAAGATTCGATTCGTTCTCTCGAACCCAATCAAACATTATCCATTGGGGCTCCCTTCGGGAGTGAGATGCCCGTAAGCGCTAAAGCGCCAACGATCATCGCAATTGGTGGAGGCAGACGGGATCGAACCGACGACCCCCTGCTTGCAAAGCAGGTGCTCTCCCAGCTGAGCTATGCCCCCATACAGAGACACTCAGGTTTTTCCGCCAGACAATTGGTGGGTCTGGTTGGATTCGAACCAACGACCCCCGCCTTATCAAAGACGGTGCTCTAACCGACTGAGCTACAGACCCCTGAGTCTGTCCTAATTTACAGCCGATAAGCGTGAGCGCTCAACTTCGCGGAAATAAGCTCGAGAAAGGAGGTGATCCAGCCGCACCTTCCGATACGGCTACCTTGTTACGACTTCACCCCAGTCATGAATCCTACCGTGGTGACCGTCCTCCTTGCGGTTAGACTAGCCACTTCTGGTAAAACCCACTCCCATGGTGTGACGGGCGGTGTGTACAAGACCCGGGAACGTATTCACCGCGGCATGCTGATCCGCGATTACTAGCGATTCCAGCTTCATGCACTCGAGTTGCAGAGTGCAATCCGGACTACGATCGGTTTTCTGGGATTGGCTCCCCCTCGCGGGTTGGCGACCCTCTGTTCCGACCATTGTATGACGTGTGAAGCCCTACCCATAAGGGCCATGAGGACTTGACGTCATCCCCACCTTCCTCCGGTTTGTCACCGGCAGTCTCCTTAGAGTGCTCTTGCGTAGCAACTAAGGACAAGGGTTGCGCTCGTTGCGGGACTTAACCCAACATCTCACGACACGAGCTGACGACAGCCATGCAGCACCTGTGCGCCGGTTCTCTTTCGAGCACGCCCAACTCTCATCGGGCTTCCGACCATGTCAAGGGTAGGTAAGGTTTTTCGCGTTGCATCGAATTAATCCACATCATCCACCGCTTGTGCGGGTCCCCGTCAATTCCTTTGAGTTTTAATCTTGCGACCGTACTCCCCAGGCGGTCAACTTCACGCGTTAGCTACGTTACTAAGGAAATGAATCCCCAACAACTAGTTGACATCGTTTAGGGCGTGGACTACCAGGGTATCTAATCCTGTTTGCTCCCCACGCTTTCGTGCATGAGCGTCAGTATTGGCCCAGGGGGCTGCCTTCGCCATCGGTATTCCTCCACATCTCTACGCATTTCACTGCTACACGTGGAATTCTACCCCCCTCTGCCATACTCTAGCCTGCCAGTCACCAATGCAGTTCCCAGGTTGAGCCCGGGGATTTCACATCGGTCTTAGCAAACCGCCTGCGCACGCTTTACGCCCAGTAATTCCGATTAACGCTCGCACCCTACGTATTACCGCGGCTGCTGGCACGTAGTTAGCCGGTGCTTATTCTTCCGGTACCGTCATCCACTCCGGGTATTAGCCAGAATGATTTCTTTCCGGACAAAAGTGCTTTACAACCCGAAGGCCTTCTTCACACACGCGGCATTGCTGGATCAGGCTTGCGCCCATTGTCCAAAATTCCCCACTGCTGCCTCCCGTAAGAGTCTGGGCCGTGTCTCAGTCCCAGTGTGGCTGGTCGTCCTCTCAGACCAGCTACTGATCGTCGCCTTGGTAGGCCTTTACCCCACCAACTAGCTAATCAGCCATCGGCCAACCCTATAGCGCGAGGCCCGAAGGTCCCCCGCTTTCATCCTCAGATCGTATGCGGTATTAATCCGGCTTTCGCCGGGCTATCCCCCACTACAGGACATGTTCCGATGTATTACTCACCCGTTCACCACTCGCCACCAGGCCGAAGCCCGTGCTGCCGTTCGACTTGCATGTGTAAGGCATGCCGCCAGCGTTCAATCTGAGCCAGGATCAAACTCTTCAGTTCAATTCCTGTTACTGTTTTCGGTTGTTTCCAACCGGTCGCTCACTCAAAGCTGACAGGTATATGAATCTCTTCATAAACCTGACTTACTTTAGTGTGAGACTCTTGATACTTTCGCTTGCGATCCGAAAATCGCCCGCTTCCACCAAGCGCCCACACTTATCGGCTGTTCATTGTTAAAGAGCATATCCGCGAGAAGATTCGGCTACTTACCGCACCCTTCTCAGCAGCGCTGCGTTGTCAGCAGCAGAGAAACGAGATTATGATCACTTATTCGCAGCGCGTCAACAACTTTTTTACTACCGCGCCGCGCACCGCCCGGATCACCGCCTCGCGCCCTCGGCCGCCTCTACCGCCGACCGTACCGCATGAGCCGCGAAACCTCCCGCTTCCCCCTTCGCGCCGCGTTCGCCGTAGCGCGAAAGAGGCGTGATTGTAGGCAGCATCTACGCTTCGTGCAAGCGTTTTTTAGGGTCCCGTTAAAATTTTTGAATGGACGTGGCATGCCGCGTCCGTGCCGCACGCTCAGCGGCGCCCGGCCGCCGCCGCCAGTCGCTCCAGCGGCACCGCCTCGGCCATCGCCGCATAGCCGGCGTCGCTCGGGTGGATGTCGTCGCCACTGTTATAGCGACGCAGCAATGTCGACGGCTTAGCCGGATCGCGCAGCGCGGCGTCGAAATCCACGACGCCGTCGAAGGCGCCCGAGGTTCGAATCCATTCGTTGACTTCGCGACGGATCGCTTCGCGCGCCGGCGGCAGCGACGCCGGCGTCAGCGTCGCGCCGAATACCGCAACGCCTCGCGCGTGCGCAGCCGCGATCACGCGGCGGTAGCCCGCGATCAACGCTTGCGCGTCGACCCGCGTATGCGGCGCATCACAGTCGAGCCCGGACCGGGCTGGCATCGCAGCGAAATTGATGTCGTTGATGCCAATCAGCAGCACCGCGACCTTCACGCCCGCGCGCGTCAGCACGTCACGCTCGAAGCGGCGCTCAAGCGCGATGCCGTAGCAGCGCGAGTCGCTCAGCAGCCGATTGCCGCTGATGCCGAGATTCGCCACGCCGATGTCGCCTGCGCCCGCGCGCTCGAGCCGGGCCGCCAGCGCATCCGGCCAGCGGCGATTGCGGTTCAGGCTCGAGCGCAGGCCATCGGTGATCGAATCGCCGACGGCCGCGATCGCCGCCGCGCCCGGCTGCTGCACCTCCACCGCCAACTCGGCGATCCAGGCGGATTGCGTGAAGCGCGTGCGAAACGCGTCGGGTGAGGCGTCGCCCGTGTGGTTACCCGGCGCCGACACGTAATTGACCTGATTCGATACGCGGTGCCAGACCGTCATCGTCTGGCGGCTTCCCAGGTACAGGCTGAGCGCGTACGGCTCGCCGGCCCTCACGTCGTACGCGACGGGATCGCTGTCCCGCTCCTGCCCCGGCGGCACTTCCGTTTCGCGACGGCCGCCGAAAGTCACCGCCGTCGAGCTGCCCGCAGCAACCGCCGCACCGCCCGCCGACCGGCCGATGCTCATCTCGCCGATCGCGAGCGGCGTCTTGCCGTACGCATTGCTTACGCGGATGCGAACCGCCTTGCCCGCGAGCGTCGGATAGACGATCTGGCGGACCGTGCGCCCCGCGACGTCCGGCGCGCGATACAACGGCGGCGGCGCGGCAAGATCCGGGATCGGCTGCAGCGCGGTTGCCCAGGACGCGACCCAGCGCGCCGGCGCATCGGCTTGCGCGGCACTTCCCGGTTGCGATGCAGCCAAAGCGAGACAGCACGAAAGAGCGGAAAGCCAGCGTCGGGACGTCATTCGATACTCCTCACGGCAAAGGTTCGAATTTTGCCCGAACTCGGTTTGGGCGCCCCGTTCGGTCGCGCGTGCGCTTGCCGGTGGCGGGCGGGGCATTGCTTCGCCGTCGGTTCGCTGCGCCCGCGCTTCGTGGTCGCCATGCTCATTCTCCAAGCAGCCTGTTGTCGGCTGCATGTCCGTCGATTCGGCCGTCCGGTCAATCCGGACCATCCTTCGCCAGCCTATCGGCGTGGCGACTGATTGCTATCGGCCGGCAATCAGGGATAAACCGGACCGGAGGGCCAGGCTCGCGACTCGACGGTATAGCGTAAGCGGCTCGATAGCTCGGCGGTTAGGCGGTTAGGCGGTTAGGCGGTTAGGCGGTTAGGCGGTTAGGCGGTTAGGCGGTTAGGCGGTTCGGCGGTTCGGCGGTTCGGCGGTTCGGCGGTTCGGCGGTTCGGCGGTTCGGCGGTTCGGCGGTTCGGCGGTTCGGCGGTTCGGCGGTTCGGCGGTTCGGCGGTTCGGCGGTTCGGCGGTTCGGCGGTTCGGCGGTTCGGCGGTTCGGCGGTTCGGCGGTTCGGCGGTTCGGCGGTTCGGCGGTTCGGCGGTTCGGCGGTTCGGCGGTTCGGCGGTTCGGCGGTTCGGCGGTTCGGCGGTTCGGCGGTTCGGCGGTTCGGCGGTTCGGCGGTTCGGCGGTTCGGCGGTTCGGCGGTTCGGCGGTTCGGCGGTTCGGCGGTTCGGCGGTTCGGCGGTTCGGCGGTTCGGCGGTTCGGCGGTTCGGCGGTTCGGCGGTTCGGCGGTTCGGCGGTTCGGCGGTTCGGCGGTTCGGCGGTTCGGCGGTTCGGCGGTTCGGCGGTTCGGCGGTTCGGCGGTTCGGCGGTTCGGCGGTTCGGCGGTTCGGCGGTTCGGCGGTTCGGCGGTTCGGCGGTTCGGCGGTTCGGCGGTTCGGCGGTTCGGCGGTTCGGCAGCTCCCAGCTCGTAGTTTGTCGCGCACGATCCGGCAAGCCCCCCGCACCCGGTACTCCCCGACGAAAGCCCACCACCCGTCGCACGGCACGACACAGCGCATGCGCGACACGACCGCCCGTCCGTGGCAAATCGTCGTCGCTCGCACCGCGAACCTTGCCCATCCGCTAAAATGATCTATTAACCGACCGGTCGGTTGGTTAATAATGCGTGAACATTCCACCTGGACGAGAACATCGCCATGTACACGCAATCCCTCGACATCCCCGGCAACATCGCGCCGATCGATGCCGCCGCCGATTCGCCCGAACAGGCAGGATTCGATGCCGCCATCGCCGCCGACGGCAAGATCGAACCGCAGAACTGGATGCCCGACGCTTACCGCAAGACGCTCGTGCGGCAGATTTCGCAGCACGCGCACTCGGAAGTCGTCGGCATGCTGCCGGAAGGCAACTGGATCACGCGCGCCCCGAGCCTCAAGCGCAAGGCGATCCTGCTCGCGAAGGTCCAGGACGAAGCCGGTCACGGCCTCTATCTATATAGCGCCGCGGAAACGCTCGGCGTATCGCGCGATGCGCTGATCGACGCGCTGCACGCGGGCAAAGCCAAGTATTCGAGCATCTTCAATTACCCCACCCTCACGTGGGCGGATGTCGGCGTGATCGGCTGGCTCGTCGACGGCGCGGCGATCATGAACCAGGTTCCGCTCTGCCGCTGCACGTACGGCCCGTATGCGCGCGCGATGATCCGCGTCTGCAAGGAGGAATCGTTCCATCAGCGGCAAGGCTTCGACGCGCTGCTCGCGATGATGAAGGGCACCGACGCGCAGCGCGCGATGGTCCAGGAAGCCGTGGACCGCTGGTGGTGGCCCGTGCTGATGATGTTCGGGCCGCCCGACGCCGATTCCGTCCACAGCAACCAGTCGGCCAAATGGGGGATCAAGCGGATTTCGAACGACGACCTGCGGCAGAAATTCGTCGACGCGACGGTCGAGCAGGCGAAGGTGCTCGGCGTCACGCTGCCCGATCCGGACCTCAAGTGGAACGACGCCCGCGGCCATTTCGATTACGGCGCGCTCGACTGGGACGAATTCTGGCGCGTCGTCAACGGCGACGGCCCGTGCAACAAGGAGCGCCTCGCGACCCGCGTGAAGGCTCACGAAAACAGCGCGTGGGTTCGCGACGCCGCGCTCGCGCACGAGGAAAAGCGCCGCCGTCGCGCGCAGCAACAAGCGGCCTAACCGGCATGACGCGCGGCAAGCGCGGTGCCGCGATCCGCATTCAGGAGATTCAGGAGAAAGCGATGAACAACGAATGGCCCATCTGGGAAGTTTTCGTGCGCAGCAAGCAAGGGCTCGACCACAAGCACTGCGGAAGCCTGCACGCGGCCGACGCGTCGATGGCGCTGCGCATGGCGCGCGACGTCTACACGCGCCGCCGGGAAGGCGTGAGCATCTGGGTCGTGCCGTCGGCGGCAATCACCGCGTCCGATCCGAACGAGAAGGCCGAGATGTTCGAACCGGCGGGCGACAAGATCTATCGTCATCCGACGTTCTACACGCTGCCCGACGAAGTCAACCACATGTGAGCGGCCAGCCATGACGACGACCCCACAACATCTCGCGTACGTGCTGCGCCTCGCCGACAACGCGCTGATCCTCGGCCAGCGCAACGCCGAATGGTGCGGGCATGGCCCGGTGCTCGAGGAAGACATCGCGCTCACGAACATGAGCCTCGATCTGATCGGCCAGGCGCGCCTGCTGTATACGCACGCGGCCGAGCTCGAGCGGCAGCTCACCGGCGCCGCGCGGACCGAGGACGACTACGCGTACTTCCGCGCCGAACGCGAATTCGCGAATTACACGTTCGTCGAGCTGCCGCACTACGGCCCGCTCTGCGGCACCGCGCACGCGGAGCTCGACTATGCGGTGACCGTCGTGCGCAACTTCCTCTATTCGACGCTGATGCTGCACCTATGGACCGCGCTCGAGGCGTCGGGCGATGCGCAACTCGCGGCGATCGCGGCGAAATCGGTGAAGGAGACGCGCTATCACGAGCACCACGCGCGTGAATGGCTGATCCGCTTCGGCGACGGCACCGATGAATCGCACCGCCGCGCGCAGGCCGCGCTCGACCATTTGATGCCGTATACGCGCGAATTCTTCGCGACGGACGCGATAGACGACGCGGCAGCGGCGGCCGGCATCGGCCCGGCGATCGCGTCGATCGAGCCGGCGTGGCGTGCCGACATCGAAGCCGCGCTCGCCGAGGCGACGCTCGCGCTGCCCACCGCCGGCCAGTACGTACCAACCGGCAAGCGCGGCGAGCATTCGGAACATATGGGCTATCTGCTCGCCGAGCTGCAGAGCATCGCGCGCCAGCACCCGGGCGCGACCTGGTAAGCCCGCACCCGAACGACGAACGACGGAGCCAGACGATGCCCGCCTTCCCCGCCTCCGCCCTCGGCCAACCGACCGCCGCCGATGCCCGTGAGGGCCGGCGCCCCGTCACCGGCCGCGCCGCCGCGCCCGGCGACGATCCGCTCGTCGAGCGCGCGTGGAGCGCGCTCGAAGCGGTGCCCGATCCCAAGATACCGATCGTGTCGATCCGCGAGCTCGGCATCCTGCGCGACGTGCGCCGCGCCTCGGACGGCGCCCTCGAAGTCGTGATCACGCCGACCTATTCCGGCTGCCCGGCGATGCAGCAGATCGCCGAGGACATCGGCGCCGCGCTCCGGCAAGCGGGCATCGCGCCGCACCGAATCGCAACCGTGCTCGCTCCCGCGTGGACGACCGACTGGATCACCGCCGACGCCCGCGAGAAGCTCCGCGCATACGGCATCGCGCCGCCCGTCGGCCAATGCGGCGAGGCGCGCGGCGCGCACGCGGCCGCGCCGCGCGTCGTGCGCTTCATGCCGAAGCCGCCGGCCGCGCCGCTCTGCCCGCGCTGCGGCTCCGCGCATACCGAGCGGCTCGCGCAATTCGCGTCGACCGCGTGCAAGGCGCTCTATCGCTGCCTCGACTGCCGCGAACCCTTCGACTACTTCAAACCTTATTGATATGGCGACTCCGCAATTCCATCCGCTGCGCATTCGCGACGTGCGGCCCGAAACCGCCGACGCCGTCACGGTGTCGTTCGAAGTGCCGCCCGAGCTGCGCGACGCTTACCGCTTCACGCAAGGCCAGTTCGTCACGCTGAAGGCGCACGTCGACGGCAAGGAAACCCGCCGCTCGTATTCGATCTGCGTCGGCACGACGGATTACGACCGCGACGGCGAGTTGCGCATCGGCATCAAGCGCGTGCGCGGCGGCCGCTTCTCGAACTTCGCGTTCGATACGCTCAAGCCCGGCCACACGATCGACGTGATGACGCCGGACGGCCGCTTCTTCACGCACCTGAACGCCGGGCACGGCAAGCAGTACGTCGCGTTCGCGGGCGGCTCGGGGATCACGCCCGTGCTCGCGATCGTCAAGACGACGCTCGAGCTCGAGCCGCGCAGCACGTTCACGCTGATCTACGGCAACCGCAGCGTCGATTCGATCATGTTCGCCGAGGAACTCGAGGACCTGAAGAACCGCTTCATGCAGCGGCTCGCCCTCTACCACGTGCTGTCCGACGACGTGCAGGACGTCGAGCTGTTCAACGGCGTGCTCGATCAGGCGAAATGCGCGGCGTTTCTCGATTCGCTCGTGCCGGCCGCGACGATCGACGAGGCGTTCATCTGCGGGCCGGCGCCGATGATGGACGCCGCGGAAGCCGCGCTCGCCGCGGCCGGCGTGCCGCGCGAGCGCGTGC is a window of Burkholderia mallei ATCC 23344 DNA encoding:
- the paaD gene encoding 1,2-phenylacetyl-CoA epoxidase subunit PaaD, whose product is MPAFPASALGQPTAADAREGRRPVTGRAAAPGDDPLVERAWSALEAVPDPKIPIVSIRELGILRDVRRASDGALEVVITPTYSGCPAMQQIAEDIGAALRQAGIAPHRIATVLAPAWTTDWITADAREKLRAYGIAPPVGQCGEARGAHAAAPRVVRFMPKPPAAPLCPRCGSAHTERLAQFASTACKALYRCLDCREPFDYFKPY
- the paaB gene encoding 1,2-phenylacetyl-CoA epoxidase subunit PaaB; protein product: MNNEWPIWEVFVRSKQGLDHKHCGSLHAADASMALRMARDVYTRRREGVSIWVVPSAAITASDPNEKAEMFEPAGDKIYRHPTFYTLPDEVNHM
- the paaE gene encoding 1,2-phenylacetyl-CoA epoxidase subunit PaaE; this encodes MATPQFHPLRIRDVRPETADAVTVSFEVPPELRDAYRFTQGQFVTLKAHVDGKETRRSYSICVGTTDYDRDGELRIGIKRVRGGRFSNFAFDTLKPGHTIDVMTPDGRFFTHLNAGHGKQYVAFAGGSGITPVLAIVKTTLELEPRSTFTLIYGNRSVDSIMFAEELEDLKNRFMQRLALYHVLSDDVQDVELFNGVLDQAKCAAFLDSLVPAATIDEAFICGPAPMMDAAEAALAAAGVPRERVHVERFGTPLPQAGAPAVEITADTPAADLEIVLDGKKRKLRLPYEGASLLDVGLRAGLALPYACKGGVCCTCRAKVLEGEVRMEKNYTLEPQEIADGFVLTCQCHPVSEKIVVSYDER
- the paaA gene encoding 1,2-phenylacetyl-CoA epoxidase subunit PaaA, giving the protein MYTQSLDIPGNIAPIDAAADSPEQAGFDAAIAADGKIEPQNWMPDAYRKTLVRQISQHAHSEVVGMLPEGNWITRAPSLKRKAILLAKVQDEAGHGLYLYSAAETLGVSRDALIDALHAGKAKYSSIFNYPTLTWADVGVIGWLVDGAAIMNQVPLCRCTYGPYARAMIRVCKEESFHQRQGFDALLAMMKGTDAQRAMVQEAVDRWWWPVLMMFGPPDADSVHSNQSAKWGIKRISNDDLRQKFVDATVEQAKVLGVTLPDPDLKWNDARGHFDYGALDWDEFWRVVNGDGPCNKERLATRVKAHENSAWVRDAALAHEEKRRRRAQQQAA
- a CDS encoding SGNH/GDSL hydrolase family protein, which gives rise to MTSRRWLSALSCCLALAASQPGSAAQADAPARWVASWATALQPIPDLAAPPPLYRAPDVAGRTVRQIVYPTLAGKAVRIRVSNAYGKTPLAIGEMSIGRSAGGAAVAAGSSTAVTFGGRRETEVPPGQERDSDPVAYDVRAGEPYALSLYLGSRQTMTVWHRVSNQVNYVSAPGNHTGDASPDAFRTRFTQSAWIAELAVEVQQPGAAAIAAVGDSITDGLRSSLNRNRRWPDALAARLERAGAGDIGVANLGISGNRLLSDSRCYGIALERRFERDVLTRAGVKVAVLLIGINDINFAAMPARSGLDCDAPHTRVDAQALIAGYRRVIAAAHARGVAVFGATLTPASLPPAREAIRREVNEWIRTSGAFDGVVDFDAALRDPAKPSTLLRRYNSGDDIHPSDAGYAAMAEAVPLERLAAAAGRR
- the paaC gene encoding 1,2-phenylacetyl-CoA epoxidase subunit PaaC; the protein is MTTTPQHLAYVLRLADNALILGQRNAEWCGHGPVLEEDIALTNMSLDLIGQARLLYTHAAELERQLTGAARTEDDYAYFRAEREFANYTFVELPHYGPLCGTAHAELDYAVTVVRNFLYSTLMLHLWTALEASGDAQLAAIAAKSVKETRYHEHHAREWLIRFGDGTDESHRRAQAALDHLMPYTREFFATDAIDDAAAAAGIGPAIASIEPAWRADIEAALAEATLALPTAGQYVPTGKRGEHSEHMGYLLAELQSIARQHPGATW